One Haloimpatiens massiliensis genomic region harbors:
- a CDS encoding ABC1 kinase family protein codes for MVKKSVRRFREIIRVLTKHGFGFLIDSKINKSAKAPINLRTAFEELGPTFIKIGQILSTRPDILPANYVEELTKLQDNVLEESFVDINRVFYKEFNKNIDEIFLKFNRKPLASASIAQVHEATLTTGEEVIVKIQRPDIYEKMHLDLSILSKIFSLTKARFSDALIDPKEAVDELINSTKIELDFDFERENIKKFRELNEEVKCAYAPYVVDELCGKRVLTMEKIEGFKINNRELLLSKGYNLNDIGRKLALCYFNQVFNDGFFHGDPHPGNLIIREGKICFIDFGIMGHIQPSLKESLNDMILAVAYNDINKMISVVFSIGIKKGFIDRNKLYEDIDYIFASYLNTSLQNIKISILLQEIFDTCKRNNIQLPKDLTLLIRGMVIIEGVVAEIAPEIKIVDVVIPFVKSNNKFNFLKDLNFDELVIGSYKFLKSIKKLPSKSIELIDSVLTGRAKVKLEVKNLESSINELNKMANRITFALVISSMIIGSSFILSSNTGPKIYDMSIIGVFGFFIAAIMGFWLLISIMRSGKM; via the coding sequence ATGGTAAAAAAATCCGTACGCAGGTTTAGAGAAATCATAAGAGTATTAACAAAGCATGGCTTTGGTTTTTTAATAGATTCTAAAATAAATAAATCCGCTAAGGCTCCAATAAATTTAAGAACCGCTTTTGAAGAACTGGGACCCACATTTATAAAAATAGGTCAAATTCTGAGTACAAGACCTGATATTCTTCCTGCAAATTATGTAGAAGAACTTACAAAACTTCAGGACAACGTACTAGAAGAATCTTTTGTTGATATAAATAGGGTCTTTTATAAAGAATTTAATAAAAACATAGATGAAATATTTTTAAAATTCAATAGAAAACCTTTGGCTTCTGCTTCCATAGCTCAAGTTCATGAAGCTACATTAACCACTGGGGAAGAAGTTATAGTTAAAATTCAAAGACCTGATATATATGAAAAAATGCATTTAGACCTTTCTATACTCTCTAAAATTTTTTCTCTAACAAAAGCTAGGTTTTCTGATGCTTTAATAGATCCAAAGGAAGCGGTGGATGAATTAATAAATTCCACAAAAATAGAACTAGATTTTGATTTTGAAAGGGAGAATATAAAAAAGTTTAGAGAACTTAATGAAGAGGTTAAATGTGCATATGCTCCCTATGTGGTAGATGAATTGTGTGGCAAAAGAGTTCTTACTATGGAGAAAATAGAGGGTTTTAAGATAAATAACCGTGAGCTTTTACTCTCTAAGGGATACAATTTAAATGACATAGGTAGAAAATTAGCCTTATGCTACTTTAACCAAGTATTTAATGATGGATTTTTTCATGGCGATCCCCATCCTGGTAATTTGATAATAAGAGAAGGGAAAATATGTTTTATTGACTTTGGAATAATGGGGCATATCCAACCTTCTTTAAAGGAAAGTTTGAATGACATGATATTGGCTGTAGCCTACAATGACATAAATAAAATGATATCTGTAGTTTTTTCTATAGGAATAAAGAAGGGGTTTATAGATAGAAATAAACTTTATGAAGACATTGATTATATTTTTGCCAGTTATTTAAATACATCTTTACAAAATATAAAAATATCTATTCTGCTTCAGGAAATATTTGATACTTGTAAAAGAAATAATATTCAACTTCCAAAGGATTTAACTTTATTAATAAGAGGTATGGTTATAATAGAGGGTGTAGTAGCTGAAATTGCCCCGGAAATTAAAATAGTTGATGTAGTTATTCCATTTGTAAAATCTAATAATAAATTCAACTTTTTAAAAGATCTAAATTTTGATGAATTAGTTATAGGATCTTATAAATTTCTAAAAAGTATTAAAAAATTGCCCTCTAAAAGCATTGAGCTTATAGATAGTGTGTTAACTGGAAGAGCTAAAGTTAAGCTGGAAGTAAAAAATTTAGAAAGCTCCATAAATGAATTAAATAAAATGGCTAATAGAATCACCTTTGCCCTAGTAATATCTTCAATGATAATAGGATCATCCTTTATTCTTAGTTCAAATACTGGTCCTAAAATATACGATATGTCTATTATAGGGGTATTCGGCTTTTTCATAGCAGCCATAATGGGTTTTTGGCTTTTAATATCTATTATGCGCTCTGGCAAAATGTAG
- a CDS encoding helix-turn-helix domain-containing protein, whose product MDKVIFMGERVMNTMLEQVNLNPYERPRYTKYEISNMVKSKRKIENLSTTEFAIKYGISEITLTQIEEARRSFNVSIYKACSKILNMPIIELLAFDKDKEICYRKEDVCSQQKVKSTIDLANTIFNEMVMQRKMNVRE is encoded by the coding sequence ATGGATAAAGTTATTTTTATGGGGGAAAGAGTTATGAATACAATGTTGGAACAAGTTAACTTAAATCCATATGAAAGACCTAGATATACTAAATATGAAATAAGTAATATGGTAAAAAGTAAAAGAAAAATAGAAAATTTAAGTACTACGGAATTTGCTATAAAATATGGAATAAGTGAAATAACTTTAACACAAATAGAAGAAGCTAGAAGAAGTTTTAATGTTAGCATTTATAAAGCATGTAGTAAAATATTAAATATGCCCATTATAGAACTATTAGCTTTTGATAAAGATAAAGAAATATGTTATAGAAAAGAAGATGTATGTTCTCAGCAGAAAGTAAAATCTACAATAGACTTAGCTAATACTATATTTAATGAAATGGTAATGCAACGAAAGATGAATGTTAGAGAGTAG
- a CDS encoding sigma-70 family RNA polymerase sigma factor, with the protein MTNEELVYLYQKGDKKALDKLIERNKGIVYKLANKFYVEKTNSIDREDLEQEGFIGLMAAAKKYKKDIENPAKFTTYAVYWVYSKISRYVNQRSTNEETSLNIPIGEDGENELLDTIEGVDYGFENVEERLYIQKLHEELEEAMLKYNTLQEREILKLRYGWNNVKPMKLREIGEVFNISHGCVRRVEAKARRKIRNTPWGQEMRREMYIKKAYAAKYNIQSNLEFMEWKNKYIT; encoded by the coding sequence GTGACTAATGAAGAACTAGTATATTTATATCAAAAGGGTGATAAAAAGGCACTGGATAAGCTTATAGAGAGAAATAAGGGCATAGTGTATAAGTTAGCTAATAAGTTTTATGTAGAAAAAACTAATAGTATAGATAGAGAGGATCTAGAGCAAGAGGGGTTTATTGGTTTAATGGCTGCAGCTAAAAAATATAAAAAAGATATAGAAAATCCAGCTAAATTTACGACTTATGCAGTGTATTGGGTATATTCTAAAATAAGCAGATATGTTAATCAAAGGAGTACCAACGAAGAAACTAGCCTTAATATTCCTATAGGTGAAGATGGTGAGAATGAACTTTTAGATACTATAGAAGGCGTTGATTATGGCTTTGAAAATGTGGAAGAAAGGTTATATATTCAAAAGCTTCATGAAGAACTTGAGGAAGCGATGCTGAAATATAACACCCTACAAGAAAGGGAGATATTAAAGCTTCGCTATGGTTGGAATAATGTTAAACCTATGAAATTACGTGAAATAGGAGAAGTGTTTAATATATCACATGGATGTGTAAGGCGAGTAGAAGCTAAAGCTAGAAGAAAAATAAGAAACACTCCCTGGGGCCAAGAAATGCGACGGGAGATGTATATTAAAAAAGCATATGCTGCTAAATATAATATACAAAGTAATTTAGAATTTATGGAGTGGAAAAATAAATATATAACATAG
- a CDS encoding ImmA/IrrE family metallo-endopeptidase, protein MAKININKQLQLYRDYVLPIATTERNKIIPKDSIVKDTFGLLEQLGFFILKFPSFDDNLSGFYINKSGFKCVYVNSKHTLGRQFFSAWHEYYHVVTGEGGGVSLFDQMKEDIVECKAELFAGYILMPENLVFNYIKKNQLNLKYLSHNQIIRMQNYFKVSYTAMIKRLTILFPEYNNLGVLYGLGNKNRHEELCKKTIKLGGDITLIKPTNNFYVSQQFKTDVLENLKMDRIDEGRAEVLLNLNKDNISELNK, encoded by the coding sequence TTGGCTAAAATAAATATAAATAAACAACTTCAATTATATAGAGATTATGTATTACCAATTGCTACGACAGAAAGGAACAAAATTATTCCTAAGGATTCAATAGTAAAGGATACCTTTGGTTTGTTAGAGCAATTGGGTTTTTTTATTTTAAAGTTTCCGAGTTTTGATGATAATTTATCTGGATTTTATATTAATAAAAGTGGATTTAAATGTGTATATGTAAATTCAAAGCATACGTTAGGAAGACAATTTTTTTCAGCATGGCATGAATATTATCATGTTGTAACCGGAGAAGGCGGAGGAGTAAGTTTATTTGATCAGATGAAAGAAGATATTGTAGAATGTAAGGCAGAACTTTTTGCTGGATATATACTTATGCCTGAAAACTTAGTCTTTAATTATATAAAAAAAAATCAGTTAAATTTAAAGTATTTAAGTCATAACCAGATAATAAGAATGCAAAATTATTTTAAAGTTAGTTATACAGCAATGATAAAAAGGTTAACAATTTTATTTCCTGAATATAATAATTTAGGAGTATTATATGGATTAGGTAATAAGAACCGTCATGAAGAGCTATGTAAGAAAACAATTAAATTAGGTGGAGATATTACTTTAATTAAGCCAACAAATAATTTTTATGTATCACAACAATTTAAGACTGATGTATTAGAGAACTTAAAAATGGATAGGATAGATGAAGGAAGAGCAGAAGTATTATTAAATTTGAATAAGGATAATATAAGTGAGCTTAATAAATAA
- a CDS encoding methyl-accepting chemotaxis protein, whose protein sequence is MGNKLKDILSGKKSVLKKSKTLKGEKVKKRKLQHEANTKDKAKLQNELNIQKKDKQKNKIKQGKIKGLKSLKGRISIKKQIPILISLIVIISIFITYGVVYYEGSKVLLKQSENEMMSINKRCIETINVMLEKNTVEVGSLANSQELFNILQLKFQKKDNYKDLIKNGNEQFLNYKDKRSYIEDIFLVGADGKVIGASEQSLIGQDLSKDEFNTNTVGGNSSVSGTIKSNKSGKPIVIFTSPIIDHKNYDQVIGYVGMSVYAQSFSENLKNISVGETKNSYAYLLDEKGLIIYHPDSKKMGKSSDVDIFNNVVSDIKKGKKIEDATERYKYKGSKKIGAYSVVPKTSWLLILSSEQNEINKPLYTITRNLSIICLIIIGISILIGTMASKKITDPISKMTNAINKISNLDLTESDEHNELANRKDEVGLIVRSVFQMRKILRQVVGELIKASDSISQNAYLVDELTEKLKVEAEKTSNHTEEMSASIEEMAATFEEISASSGNMGESVKGISDKSQEGFNKTQGIVESSQEIVQSSYKSIENSNEVYSKVKVELESAIEKSKVVKRIEGLVNGIIEITNQTNLLALNASIEAARAGEAGRGFSVVADEVRKLAEQSAKIASDIQEIVKVVISSVDNLTLSSDKILKFVDGEIKVDYEKIIGMGKQYKEDANTFEVFMKHFANEAERINTTINSIVNAIEEVNENINSEAQDVENISNRVAGISQELSNIKDNSLKNKYSAEKLKEITAKFKI, encoded by the coding sequence ATGGGGAATAAATTAAAAGATATACTTTCAGGTAAGAAAAGTGTATTAAAGAAAAGTAAAACTTTAAAAGGGGAAAAGGTTAAAAAAAGAAAACTTCAGCATGAAGCAAATACTAAAGATAAAGCAAAACTTCAAAATGAATTAAATATTCAAAAGAAAGATAAACAAAAGAATAAAATAAAACAAGGTAAAATAAAAGGTTTAAAGAGTTTAAAAGGCAGAATCTCTATAAAAAAACAGATACCTATACTTATATCATTAATCGTCATTATATCAATTTTTATTACATATGGAGTGGTATATTATGAAGGTTCTAAAGTACTGCTAAAACAAAGTGAAAATGAAATGATGTCCATAAACAAAAGATGTATAGAGACAATAAATGTGATGCTAGAAAAAAATACAGTAGAAGTAGGAAGCTTAGCAAATTCACAAGAATTATTTAATATACTACAGCTAAAATTTCAAAAGAAGGATAATTATAAGGATTTAATAAAGAATGGTAATGAACAGTTTTTAAATTATAAAGATAAAAGGAGTTATATTGAGGATATATTTTTAGTAGGAGCAGATGGAAAAGTAATAGGTGCTAGTGAACAATCTTTAATAGGACAAGATTTATCTAAAGATGAATTTAACACTAATACTGTAGGTGGAAATAGTTCGGTAAGTGGTACTATTAAGTCAAATAAATCTGGAAAGCCTATAGTTATATTTACTTCGCCTATAATTGACCACAAAAATTATGATCAGGTTATAGGATATGTGGGCATGTCTGTGTATGCACAAAGTTTTTCAGAAAATCTAAAAAACATAAGTGTGGGAGAAACTAAAAATAGCTATGCTTATTTATTAGATGAAAAAGGTCTTATAATTTACCATCCAGACAGTAAAAAAATGGGTAAGAGTTCCGATGTAGATATATTTAATAACGTAGTAAGTGACATAAAAAAAGGTAAAAAGATAGAAGATGCTACAGAAAGATATAAATATAAAGGTTCTAAAAAAATAGGAGCATATAGTGTAGTACCAAAGACATCTTGGCTTTTAATATTAAGTTCAGAGCAAAATGAAATAAATAAGCCATTGTATACAATAACTAGAAACTTAAGTATTATATGTTTAATCATTATAGGCATATCTATTCTTATAGGTACGATGGCTTCTAAAAAAATTACAGATCCTATTAGTAAGATGACAAATGCCATTAATAAAATATCTAACTTAGATTTAACTGAAAGTGATGAGCACAATGAATTAGCAAATAGAAAAGATGAGGTTGGTTTAATAGTAAGGTCTGTATTCCAAATGAGAAAGATTTTAAGACAGGTTGTTGGTGAACTTATAAAAGCTAGCGATAGTATAAGTCAAAATGCTTATTTGGTAGATGAGTTAACAGAGAAATTAAAAGTTGAAGCTGAAAAAACTTCAAATCACACAGAGGAAATGTCTGCATCTATAGAAGAAATGGCGGCTACATTTGAGGAAATATCGGCGTCTTCAGGTAATATGGGTGAATCTGTCAAGGGTATTTCTGATAAGTCACAAGAAGGATTTAACAAAACTCAAGGTATAGTTGAATCATCACAGGAAATTGTACAAAGTTCTTATAAATCTATAGAGAATTCTAATGAAGTTTATAGCAAGGTTAAAGTGGAACTAGAAAGTGCTATAGAAAAATCTAAGGTTGTAAAACGTATAGAGGGTTTAGTAAATGGAATCATTGAAATAACAAATCAAACCAATTTATTAGCTTTAAATGCCAGTATAGAAGCAGCAAGAGCAGGGGAAGCTGGAAGAGGTTTTTCAGTGGTAGCAGATGAGGTTAGAAAGTTGGCTGAACAATCTGCAAAAATTGCTTCAGATATTCAGGAAATAGTAAAAGTTGTAATTTCATCAGTGGACAATCTAACACTTAGTTCTGATAAAATATTAAAATTTGTAGATGGAGAAATTAAAGTAGACTACGAAAAAATTATAGGCATGGGAAAACAATATAAAGAAGATGCAAATACCTTTGAAGTATTTATGAAACATTTTGCTAATGAAGCAGAAAGAATTAATACTACTATAAACAGTATAGTAAATGCTATAGAAGAGGTTAATGAAAATATCAATTCAGAAGCTCAAGATGTTGAAAATATATCTAATAGGGTTGCAGGTATTAGTCAGGAGCTATCAAATATAAAAGATAATTCTCTAAAGAATAAATACAGTGCAGAAAAACTTAAAGAAATTACAGCTAAGTTTAAAATATAA
- a CDS encoding TetR/AcrR family transcriptional regulator, giving the protein MNKTKKAIFESSVKVFSKYGYERATMDEIAANANVAKGTLYYHFKSKQEIFEYIITKGINMIREEVSEVVNAEKTYISRLRELCRVQLSIIYKNGDFFKVIMSQLWGQHITNLKLRDAIGKYIEFIEENLRDAMKNGEVRKGEPKFMAYTFFGVLCSAAVYELINKDIKDVNEVIDNLITYTIEGIGVK; this is encoded by the coding sequence GTGAATAAAACTAAAAAGGCAATTTTTGAATCATCAGTAAAAGTGTTTTCTAAATATGGATATGAAAGGGCTACTATGGATGAAATTGCAGCTAATGCTAATGTAGCTAAGGGAACTTTATACTATCATTTTAAAAGCAAACAAGAGATATTTGAGTATATAATAACTAAAGGTATAAATATGATAAGAGAAGAGGTATCAGAAGTTGTTAATGCAGAGAAAACATATATATCTAGATTAAGAGAGTTATGCAGAGTACAACTAAGTATTATATATAAAAATGGTGATTTTTTTAAAGTGATAATGAGTCAGTTGTGGGGACAACATATAACAAATTTAAAATTAAGAGATGCTATAGGAAAGTATATAGAATTTATAGAGGAAAATTTGAGAGATGCTATGAAAAATGGTGAAGTAAGAAAGGGAGAGCCTAAATTTATGGCTTACACGTTTTTTGGAGTTTTATGTTCCGCAGCAGTTTATGAACTTATTAATAAGGATATAAAAGATGTAAATGAAGTAATAGATAATCTTATAACTTATACTATTGAAGGTATAGGAGTTAAGTAG
- a CDS encoding phasin family protein: MKNEIKNIFLAGIGSAAYTYEKASKMVSDLVEKGKLTVEEGKELSEELKRNISTTTETVKEKIENKPLTKEDMASLLKEMNFVSKDEVDNLKQEISKLQEKLDSLTNNQ, translated from the coding sequence ATGAAAAATGAAATAAAAAACATATTTCTTGCAGGTATAGGTTCCGCAGCATATACTTATGAAAAAGCCTCTAAAATGGTTAGTGATTTAGTTGAAAAGGGTAAATTAACTGTAGAAGAGGGTAAAGAATTATCTGAAGAATTAAAAAGAAATATTAGCACTACTACGGAAACTGTAAAAGAAAAAATTGAAAATAAGCCATTAACAAAAGAAGATATGGCTAGTTTATTAAAAGAAATGAATTTTGTTTCTAAGGATGAAGTAGATAATTTAAAACAGGAAATATCTAAACTTCAAGAAAAATTAGATTCCTTAACAAATAATCAATAG
- a CDS encoding phosphatidylserine decarboxylase, protein MKIKFYDRKNNCYNTEKVAGEKYLNWTYSSPIGMKFLEALLKKKIFSRLYGSYCDSSLSKSKINSFIKNFNIDMSQCKKNSFSNFNEFFIRELTPEARVISSEKDILTSPCDGKILAYENIDINSLVQVKGITYSLAELIGDINLAKQYQNGCCLIFRLCPTDYHRFHFIDDGKCSDSRKIHGNYYSVNPIALKNINKLFCQNKREWSILSSKNFKEVLYVEVGATCVGSIIQTYTPNKNVKKGEEKGFFKFGGSTVILFFQNDSVKIHDDILNQTKLGYECSVILGEPIGTAICKIKVQE, encoded by the coding sequence ATGAAAATCAAGTTTTATGATAGAAAAAATAACTGCTATAATACTGAAAAGGTAGCAGGCGAAAAGTATTTAAACTGGACATATTCATCACCTATTGGTATGAAGTTTTTAGAAGCATTATTAAAAAAGAAGATATTCTCAAGGCTTTACGGAAGCTACTGTGATTCTTCTCTAAGTAAAAGTAAGATAAATTCTTTTATTAAAAACTTTAATATTGATATGTCCCAATGTAAAAAAAATAGTTTTAGCAATTTTAATGAATTTTTTATTAGAGAGTTAACTCCCGAGGCTAGAGTTATTTCCTCGGAAAAAGATATTCTTACTTCTCCTTGTGATGGTAAAATTTTAGCCTATGAAAATATAGATATAAATAGCTTAGTCCAAGTTAAGGGTATTACTTATTCACTTGCTGAGCTTATAGGTGATATAAACCTAGCCAAGCAATACCAAAATGGGTGTTGTCTTATATTTAGACTTTGTCCCACAGATTATCATAGATTTCACTTCATAGATGATGGTAAATGTTCTGACTCACGAAAAATACATGGAAACTATTATTCTGTAAATCCTATAGCTCTTAAAAACATAAATAAGTTATTCTGCCAAAATAAAAGAGAGTGGAGTATTTTAAGCTCTAAAAACTTTAAAGAAGTACTTTATGTAGAGGTAGGTGCCACTTGTGTAGGCTCAATAATACAAACTTATACCCCAAACAAAAATGTAAAAAAAGGTGAAGAAAAAGGATTCTTTAAATTCGGTGGTTCTACAGTAATTTTATTCTTCCAAAATGATTCCGTAAAAATTCATGATGACATATTAAACCAAACTAAACTAGGCTATGAGTGCTCTGTAATTCTAGGTGAGCCCATAGGAACTGCAATTTGCAAAATTAAAGTGCAGGAGTAA
- a CDS encoding pyruvate carboxylase subunit B yields the protein MKRINITETVLRDANQSLIATRMSFDQFAPILRDLDDAGYYSLECWGGATFDSCLRYLKEDPWERLKKIKSVATKTPLQMLLRGQNILGYKHYPDDVVRRFIKIAVYNGMDIIRIFDALNDYRNIAVAMDETKKQGAHAQGTIVYTVSPIHDIENYTNLAKSLENMGADSICIKDMAGLIMPNIAYDLVKSIKETVKIPVFLHSHCTNGIAEMAYYKAAEAGVDGIDCAISSLAGGTAQPPTESLHYALQSAGFETALDNDKLTKINNFFKPVREEFINKGTLDPKVLTPRPEGLVNQIPGGMLSNMISQLKAQNSLDKLDAVLAEVPTVRKDLGYPPLVTPMSQMVGTQATVNVLTGERYKMILKEVKAYCKGEYGKAPGKINPEVMKKALGDEKPIEGRFADTLEPAFDKAKEEIKDLSTREEDILSYLSFPQVTKEFLEYKKSNPDVEYTRKETNSQAI from the coding sequence TTGAAAAGGATAAACATAACAGAAACTGTCTTAAGGGATGCAAACCAGTCTTTGATAGCTACAAGAATGTCATTTGATCAATTTGCACCTATTTTAAGAGATCTAGATGATGCAGGATATTATTCATTAGAGTGCTGGGGTGGAGCAACTTTTGATTCCTGTTTAAGATATTTAAAAGAAGATCCTTGGGAAAGACTAAAAAAGATAAAATCAGTAGCAACAAAAACTCCTCTTCAAATGCTTTTAAGAGGGCAAAATATATTAGGATACAAACACTATCCTGATGATGTAGTTAGAAGATTTATAAAAATAGCTGTTTATAATGGCATGGATATTATAAGAATTTTCGATGCACTTAATGATTATAGAAACATAGCAGTTGCCATGGATGAAACTAAAAAACAAGGAGCACATGCACAGGGTACTATAGTTTACACTGTAAGCCCTATTCATGACATAGAAAATTACACAAATCTAGCTAAGAGCCTTGAAAATATGGGTGCTGACTCTATTTGTATAAAAGATATGGCAGGACTTATAATGCCTAACATAGCTTATGATTTAGTTAAGAGCATTAAGGAAACTGTTAAAATACCAGTATTCCTACACTCTCATTGCACTAATGGTATTGCTGAAATGGCTTATTATAAGGCTGCTGAGGCTGGAGTAGATGGCATAGACTGTGCTATATCATCATTAGCTGGAGGAACAGCTCAGCCACCTACAGAGTCACTACACTATGCTTTACAATCTGCTGGCTTTGAAACTGCTTTAGATAATGATAAATTGACTAAGATAAATAATTTCTTCAAACCTGTAAGAGAAGAATTTATAAATAAAGGCACACTGGATCCTAAAGTGTTAACTCCAAGACCAGAAGGATTAGTTAATCAAATTCCTGGTGGAATGCTTTCAAATATGATTTCTCAATTAAAAGCTCAAAATTCCCTTGATAAGCTGGATGCTGTTTTAGCGGAGGTTCCAACAGTTAGAAAGGATTTAGGTTATCCACCACTTGTAACTCCTATGAGCCAAATGGTAGGTACACAAGCTACAGTTAACGTGTTAACTGGTGAAAGATATAAAATGATACTAAAAGAAGTGAAAGCTTATTGCAAAGGTGAATATGGAAAGGCTCCAGGAAAAATAAACCCTGAGGTTATGAAAAAAGCTCTTGGAGATGAAAAACCTATCGAAGGAAGATTTGCAGATACTCTAGAACCTGCTTTTGATAAAGCTAAAGAGGAAATAAAAGATCTTTCCACTAGAGAAGAAGACATATTGTCTTATCTATCATTCCCTCAAGTTACAAAAGAATTTTTAGAGTATAAAAAAAGTAATCCTGACGTAGAATATACTAGGAAAGAAACAAACTCCCAGGCTATTTAA